A portion of the Homalodisca vitripennis isolate AUS2020 chromosome 2, UT_GWSS_2.1, whole genome shotgun sequence genome contains these proteins:
- the LOC124356081 gene encoding uncharacterized protein LOC124356081 — MTVLTLVSRSRIHQSDYNSKSVLYDSRSMTVLTLVSRSHIHQSDYNSKSVLYDSRSMTVLTLVSRLHIHHQSDYNSKSVLYDSRSMTVLTLVSRSRIHHQSDFNSKSVLYDSRSMTVLTLVSRLHIHQSDYNSKSVLYDSRSMTVLTLVSRSRIH; from the exons ATGACTGTCTTGACACTTGTCAGCAG GTCACGTATCCACCAATCTGACTACAACTCGAAAAGTGTTCTTTATGACAGCAGGTCCATGACTGTCTTGACACTTGTCAGCAGGTCACATATCCACCAATCTGACTACAACTCAAAAAGTGTTCTTTATGACAGCAGGTCCATGACTGTCTTGACACTTGTCAGCAGGTTGCATATCCACCACCAATCTGACTACAACTCGAAAAGTGTTCTTTATGACAGCAGGTCCATGACTGTCTTGACACTTGTCAGCAGGTCACGTATCCACCACCAATCTGACTTCAACTCAAAAAGTGTTCTTTATGACAGCAGGTCCATGACTGTCTTGACACTTGTCAGCAGGTTGCATATCCACCAATCTGACTACAACTCGAAAAGTGTTCTTTATGACAGCAGGTCCATGACTGTCTTGACACTTGTCAGCAGGTCACGTATCCACTAA